The Diceros bicornis minor isolate mBicDic1 chromosome 19, mDicBic1.mat.cur, whole genome shotgun sequence genome contains the following window.
TGCATTTCATAACCAGACCCTTGTCTGCAGAAGAGGGCAATTTCTCTTTGGCGTACATTATAACTCTTCATAAGGAGCTGGCTACGTTTGTGCAGCTTCTCAGAGCTATTTATGTACCTCAAAATGTTTATTGTATTCACATTGATAAAAAGGCCCCGAGGAAGTATAAGACTGCTGTGCAAACCCTGGTtaattgttttgaaaatatttttatttcatcaaagagagagaaaggggcttaCACTGGCTTTCCCAGACTACAGGCAGATATTAATTGTATGAAAGATCTAGTCCGTTCCAAATTTCAGTGGAACTACGTCATTAATCTCGGTGGACAAGATTTTCCAATCAAAACCAACAAAGAAATCATACACTACATCAGGAGCAAATGGAAGGATAAAAATATCACTCCTGGAGTACTCCAACCACCAAACACTAAATCCAAGACAAGTCAGCCTGAACTCACCCCTGGAGGAAGTGTCTATGTATCTCCAAATAAAAGATTCAAAGACGAACCACCCTGTAACTTAACAATTTATTTTGgaagtgcttactatgtactaACGAGGAAATTTGTAGAGTTTGTACTGACTGACAGCCGTGCAAAAGACATGCTTCGGTGGTCCAAAGACATCCACAGCCCAGAGAGACACTACTGGGTGACTCTGAACCGACTGAAAGGTAAGAAGGATCAGGCAATatggtgtctgttcagatcagaGCAACAAGAGAAGTTTATTCTTAACTGAAAACTCTCTTTCAGCTATTTTACTGCGGCTTGGTAATTAGCTGTACATTTTGCAAGACCTTCCACTTGAGGGGTACAGGAGGGTCTTTGATTCTAGGGGTCTGAAGTTTGCTGAGAGGGCTATGTTCCAAAACCAGCCTGGCTGCTTTTGTTCCCTTTCCAGAAAGAAGTACCAGCATCTCGAATCTCCTCAACCAGAGCCTTCTGAAAATTCTGAGCACCAATCTTTGGAcagttcttcatttcttcattcacttATTAAATACTATTGGATCCActagtgccaggcattgtgctaggggCTCTTTAAGAACGGAAAGTATTAAACCCAGTCACTTTTTGTGTGGCAAATATGATACTTCATATAGGTTCCCTGAGAGGTAGAGGGAAATCTGATGCCCTCCTTTAAGTGGACTTACTTTCTCTTTGTATAAAGCTGACTGGCTCCTACAGGGAAGGTGGCTTCAAGCTTGAATACCCAAGCTAGTCAGTCCAGAAGACAGTACAAACGATGAATCTAGCAGAAATCAATTAAGACCTTTTAATAATAGCTCATATCCATTGAAAATCCTATTTTCAAGTCACCTCAGAGGGTTGTTAATGGAGAAAACACAATCCAGAGAAACCCAGCACAATCTTGAAGAGCACCTGGTAAACAATGAGTTACTACAGCTGGAGAGGGGTGGAAAATGAACTCTAAGCACAAAGATGGAACGTAAGACCTCACTCAACCCCAATGCTATTGCCAGTGTAGCACAGCGCCCCATCCCCAGAAGGGTGAGGCCTTCATCAGATGATACCTAAACACTTTAAACAAGGTCACGCTTGCCCTCCATCTTTCTCAGTGATCACCGTGTCTAGACGAAGAGGAACTGACGGTGCAGAACTCGCACTAAACCAACTGAGAAGCTCGATTCCACACTGTatgcttgttttgttttccccctcAGACGCCCCGGGTGCCACACCAAACACCGGCTGGAAAGGACATGTTCGAGCCATTAAATGGAGAAACGGGGAGGGAAATGTTCACGATGGATGTAaaggtaaaaacaaaaccaaaaaaagcccttaaattttagaaaaactatACAACTGCTGCCTGGGTAACAGCAGGAAGACTGATGATCATGTTTAAAGCAAGCTGGAATTAGTGATCCAATTAGCATGGCGccgatttttaaaaagttttaatttaattataatatccagacagaaaagagcacaaatcttaagtatttgagttgataaattttcacaaagtgaacgcAAAAACAGGGCTGTAACTTTTACAGTTTTAAGGTAAACATTCAAGAGCTATCTGGCTTTTTCCACCCGCTCCTAGAACTCAAACATTTGTCACTAATGAGCTGTGTCTCCTTGGGTCTCTCTATCAGAAGAGACAACTGAATAACACAGACAGATGCTCCTGAGCTGGGCCAGCCAACTGCCCCCCAGTTCCTAAGGAGTTCTTGCTGAAGGAAGGGCTTTTTGCTTTGCCCTCAAGAGATTCTCCCTGAAGAACTGTGAATTCTTTTGCCCCTTTGTCTGATGTCCCAGAGGTTTTAGTTACCAGGACAATATACAAAAGCAAGATTTCAGGTGGGGCGCAAGCAGTGTCCCACTTTTGTGAAAAGTCTGGAAGAGAACTGGCTGACTGCAGAGGAGTTGCTCAGGCACATCAGTTTTGGGGAAAACACTTACGGGGTCGAAGAGCTAGAATTTGGCTCCTGTGGAGCTATTCATGCCTTCTTTCCCGGGGCTGGTTCTCCCCATCCACCCGAACCCCTAGTTTGAAGACGGCTGCTTGAGAGGATCAGACAGTATTGGGAAGAAAAAGATGCATGACAAACAATTCACAGCACACGAGTTCAGTAGAGAGATGTGCAAATGCTCTAGGATTCACGGACAGGGAAACAGAGGGTACCTGTCCTTTATGCGGCCACAAATTGTGGTGGACAAAGAATGAGGGAAGACTAGAGCAAATGCTGTGTGAAAGTGGCTCCGGCAGAACATTCTCTCTCCAAGGATATCCAGGCCCTGCCCTTTCTGTCTACAAGCAGCTTCCCAACCACCGCAGGAGCTACTGCACGGAGATACAATAACCTATCTTGACAGTGCATTTAGGTATGGTCCTCGTGTTGGAACACAGTAGatcagaaatgcaaaataaactaGGTTCATCCAGTTTTTGAGCTGTTTAAAAGACTGACCTAAAAGAAACAGGTTGTAGACAAATAAAGAATGTAAAATCTAATACCAGAACAGTTCAAAATAGTTCATGTGCTCAGCCATCCTCCTGACAGGTACTGGGTCAGAAGGGCTAGAAtaattttctagtattttaaaaaaagtagataTGATTCAATTAGGGACATACTCACATAGTAAGAAGGTGACAGTTAAACAACAGGCTAATAAACAACTTTGGCTTTTCTTTGGAAAGCAAGCATGCATCGTCCTTACACACCAGGGTTGACAGGACTAGGAAATAAATGCTAATAGGAGGGGACTCAGATTCTTCCCGAAAACATGATTCTGTTAGGTGCACAAACAGTATAGGAAGTCACAAAGGTTTGTTGCGATCAATAATAATGATTCGGAATTATTATAGTGGCAACCTGAATATTTCAATAATGCTTGCAAATTAGTTACTGTCAATCTTAAAAATCATCTTTCCCTAAAAGTAAAAACTTCAGAAAGTTCTTGCCATCACTAGCTTCAGTGCGCAAACTGTTCTACTAGCAAAGCAGTAACACAGCCATTGATGGCCAGCATTTAGAACCGGCCCCCGACCTAGGCCAAGCACTGGCACAccagaggctggctctgggcctgcAGTCACTCACCACAGCGGTTCTCAGGTGGAAACTATTATTATtcacactttacagatggggaaccccagcctcagagaagtgaggtcactcCCAAAGTCATAGGAAGTCGcacaggaagtggcagagctgggcctcaAAGCAGGTGCAGCTGCCTGGTGCCACTCCACCGGGCGAGCTTACGGCACAGCTCTGCACGCAGTGACAGTCATCCTGTTACTATCAGCAACACAGGGTTCGTTTATTTTTAATCACCAAAACACCCTTAACACAACTCTGAAAATGTTCCCTTGTTTGTGTTCCCTTCCAGTTCAAATCCACAAGCACATAAATGATAGAGCTACCCAGCTATCATCACGGCGCAGCGGATGCTTTTCCACTATGTCCTAAGCTTTCCACACTGCTTCTCTTCATATTTATGCTTTTCAACCGGTTAAACATAATTCTATTGAGATTCTATGACACGGTACCAAGAATGTGTCAGTTGACAGATTTCAGTCATGGTAACAGCCCCTCACTCGAGAGTGCCCGCTCGGTAGGGGGAAGGTCCTTCTGACTTCTTTCAGCCTTACCAACAACACTGGACGTTCCCGTGCACACAGTTCCACCCCTTTGCCATAATATTTCCTTAGGACAGGCTTTTAGAAGTAGGAGTACTGGGTTGgcctggggagagggcagggcagggctgagCAGAAGAAAGAGCAAGGTCTCACACATGCCGAGAGCTGGTTCTCTGCAAACTGAAGGAGACGACAGAAACCACTCACAGCGTTGGTGGGAGGATTAACGGAGAGAGCTGGAAGAGCCGAGCACAGAGCCGGCACACAGAAGGCGCTGAGGTCATCTCGAGGGAATCCAATCAGCACTGGGTTCTAACCataattccaatttttttttttaaagattttatttatttttttccccaaaaccccagtagatagttgtctgtcatagctgcacatccttctagttgctgtacgtgggacgtggcctcagcatagccggagaagcggtgcatcagtccgcacccgggatccgaacctgggctgccagcagcggagcgcg
Protein-coding sequences here:
- the LOC131418760 gene encoding beta-1,3-galactosyl-O-glycosyl-glycoprotein beta-1,6-N-acetylglucosaminyltransferase 7-like, which produces MSQLRATKPGLLVCTGLCIFIFLYLRNLTPKEPEEEPTYPAVVECGFYPDELCSALFEGKRAAPQVAKFCKNPYRVEILAHLHSPGNCSRISQELHFITRPLSAEEGNFSLAYIITLHKELATFVQLLRAIYVPQNVYCIHIDKKAPRKYKTAVQTLVNCFENIFISSKREKGAYTGFPRLQADINCMKDLVRSKFQWNYVINLGGQDFPIKTNKEIIHYIRSKWKDKNITPGVLQPPNTKSKTSQPELTPGGSVYVSPNKRFKDEPPCNLTIYFGSAYYVLTRKFVEFVLTDSRAKDMLRWSKDIHSPERHYWVTLNRLKDAPGATPNTGWKGHVRAIKWRNGEGNVHDGCKGRYVQDSCVYGPGDLPWIIQSPSLFANTFDSETGPLVVMRLERRHRRKVLRQAEVPVEPHWHFQQESHFNAEPNY